A genomic segment from Malaclemys terrapin pileata isolate rMalTer1 chromosome 1, rMalTer1.hap1, whole genome shotgun sequence encodes:
- the RHOG gene encoding rho-related GTP-binding protein RhoG yields MQSIKCVVVGDGAVGKTCLLICYTTNAFPKEYIPTVFDNYSAQNTVDGRTINLNLWDTAGQEEYDRLRTLSYPQTNVFIICFSIASPSSYENVKHKWYPEVCHHCPNVPILLVGTKKDLRNNPDTIKKLKEQNQMPVTTQQGVNLSKQIHAVKYMECSALNQEGIKEVFTEAVRAVLNPAPVKPKKPCILL; encoded by the coding sequence ATGCAGAGCATAAAGTGCGTGGTGGTGGGTGATGGGGCGGTGGGGAAGACCTGCCTCTTGATCTGCTACACCACCAATGCCTTCCCCAAGGAGTACATCCCCACCGTCTTCGACAACTACAGCGCCCAGAACACAGTGGACGGCAGGACTATTAACTTAAATCTGTGGGACACGGCAGGCCAGGAGGAGTACGACCGGCTCCGGACGCTTTCCTACCCCCAGACTAACGTCTTCATCATCTGCTTCTCCATAGCCAGCCCGTCCTCCTACGAGAACGTGAAACACAAGTGGTACCCGGAGGTCTGCCACCACTGCCCCAACGTGCCCATCCTCCTCGTGGGGACGAAGAAGGATCTGAGAAACAACCCCGACACCATAAAGAAGCTAAAGGAGCAGAACCAGATGCCCGTCACCACCCAGCAGGGGGTCAACCTCTCCAAGCAGATCCACGCCGTCAAGTACATGGAGTGCTCCGCCCTCAACCAGGAAGGCATCAAGGAGGTCTTCACGGAGGCCGTGCGAGCTGTCCTCAACCCTGCCCCAGTGAAACCTAAAAAGCCCTGCATCCTTTTGTGA